The DNA segment AATATCAAGGGCCACATATACAAATTTTGCAAGGTTTGCATggtgaagaaaaaaagaaagtacCTTAAGTATATTTTAAAATAAGTGCTCAGAATGATAGAGTTTCATGCTAATAacgtattataaaaataatagcaatcaaagataagaaaaatatagaGAGAATAAAATAGAGAGAATTTTATTATATAGACGAAAGATGAATCCAGAAAATGATAATCTCTGTAAGAGTTAGGAAACCCTATTTATAGGATATAAATTACATCTCAAGAGATGCAATATTTAATGGAGTATTAAAAAAACTTAtggaaaaaataaatgaatacaTTGAAAATCTAAATGGATAttcatcataaatatgaatttataacacttatttcattaaattattaATCACTTCAAAATTAGTTTACTAAAATATGATTTAACTAACATTATTAAAGGTTTATTCATCGATATAAATTAATATACGACATTTGGTAAAATATACTAATAACTTGTGAAAAAGGAAAATAATGATTTatcttaaataaataattaaattatatacagttaattaattaattataataaggtTGTTCTTTTTTTCATGTTTGTTTTTTAATTTCCATAAAAGTtataatgtattttttttttctttcaaagtgtttaaaatttacaaatttttaatcATAATGTCTAAAAAATTGTAAGATTTTAGCTcttatatcattattttattcaaaattgtaaataatgatacaaaattataaaatttttcatgAACCATATTTACTTTTGTTCATAATTACTCTATAAAAATACCGATAAGTATTAAGTAGATTATGACATAAACTTTATGTggcataattaaataaattatattttttaaaaatttaccaTTTAGCATAATTATGTGCTCAACACTATAGAAATCCTTGTGTCAAACACATAAGAAAAACATgtctataaataatttatatagatAGATTCCTATTCCCAACGGAGAGAcatcatattaattattaaaaaaatataaaaacaaaaactatttacaaatttaatatgatttaaaaatattaacaaaaatatatttatttaagaaAATGTCACTAAAAAAGAATTTTTTAATAGgtcaaattaataattttttgttacaaagtattattatatatttttaaaaatgccACTCTTAATGATATTCTTAGAAGTATGTAACAATATACTttaaaaatatcaatcttaatagtattttcaaaaaataaataatataaaagatAGAAGTATTTAAACatgcataattattttttttgtttgcatttttttttattcaatcatTTTCTCTTTAAtgagtataatatatatatatatatatatatatatatatatatatatatatattcataatttgcgtatatattatattttaaatttaatatatttaaatataaatttaataataatatttaaatataaaatttattagctAATTAAATATATAGTTTAAATTtaagatattattttattaataaaacaaaatCTTGAAACTTAATTAagaatattttgatatttttataataattaatgataaattagatagaaattaagtaaataaatcaatttattaatttaataaattaaaaaatgataaatgaacttatttatttttaaaaatagagactaaattattaattttatcatatttcaaaaattatattaaaGTTTGACCTAAAAAAAATCcataacatactaaaaataaactaaaattctCAATTCCTCCATTAGTAAAGTTCTTATACTATTATTATTAATATGTATTTATTATAATTGTACCTATTatttttacatatttttaataattaatccatCGGTTAAGCCCTGCAGACGACGCACCTCTGTGAATCACCACGGCACCACCTCATTGCTGTCGTTCGCGATTCCTGTTCTCCGACTCCTTTCCATCTCTTCTTCTCAGAAGATCGGTGTCTTTTAGAGTTTCACGATCATCACTGAATCCCGATTAAATTGAGGTAAAATCACTTAATTAAACCTCAATGAATGGCTGGTTTTGATTTTGCTGTTTGGGTTTGATGAGTTTAAAATTATGGAAATGGAAATATGATGGGATCAATTTGTATGTGCATTCTGGTTGAACCATATTTACATAGAAACTGATAATCCTTCTTAGAAGATCGTTTGATTCCAAATTTAAGGTCAAGACGCTACACTAAAAGAAGGGAACAAACCAGTTGCCTAGTGGCCCAATTCCTGTGTTCCTGATCTCAATCATGGCAGCAGTAGCACCAACAGTTTCTCAGCTATCGTGCTTCTCTTCAATCAACCGTAATCTGCGACTCCATCTTCGATTCTCTCCTCTCTCTACTCGCTCCAAGGTAAATGTTAAACCTGAAAGGCTGAAACTTCCTACCCAATTTTACGTTTAAAAATCGCTagatgcccaaaaaaaaaaaagaaaaaaaaaaagccttatGCTatgcataaataaaaaaaaaggaattatgGATGGTACACTGAGTATTGCCTTGAATTACCCAGTTATTGATTGTTATGAATCTTGAAGGAGCTCGAGATACAGAGAGTTCCAGTTCAAAGGTCAAAACTAGGGTTAGTTATGCAGCTGACGAATCAAAACCATACGTGGAAGGGCCTGCAAAGCCTTATGTAGAAGCAAAAGGAATTACTGATTCAGTCAAGGTATATGGCACAGCAAAAATCCATGACTTCTGTTTTGGGATTCCTTATGGTGAGTGAACGTGGTTCAATTCACAGATAACATTTTTGGTGTTTATTTTCTAGTATTCGAAGGCTTTGTGAAGATGATTCATTCAGTTACTTcagttatatatttatttttaagttgATTATTTTTGAACATTAAAATGCATTTTGGTGCCATTAGTTTAAATTCTATTGCACACATGGGTTGTTTTGGGCCATTTGGTAACGCTAGCAATTAGATGAATAAAGTCTAATGATTTTATTCCAGCAAATTTTATGGAAAATATATTAGGTGTGTTGCTAAATTTTTTCAGCCTATTCTATTCTCACTGCTAGCTGGAATTTGATTGTGTAGAATTTTGGATCAAAAGCAGTTACAGATTTGGAAAAATGAGAGAATGAAATTTCATTCATCGGTAAAGCTGGTACACAGTAAAATTGTCTTATATACAAAGCAGCTAGAGTCTTCTAACGTAAGGTAACAAAAGCACATGCTGAAATACTGTACAAGAAAGGTAAAAAATAGCCAGCTAATAATTTAACAAATTTTCCCACCAATAATATTCAACAGATTGtaatataaatcatttaaaaCTATAGTTGTGATATGTAAATAATCTTTTCATAATGAAGATTCTTTAAAATTTTGGCATTGagtcttttttttaatttctatggagttttggatttttttttttttttaataatgaaat comes from the Hevea brasiliensis isolate MT/VB/25A 57/8 chromosome 5, ASM3005281v1, whole genome shotgun sequence genome and includes:
- the LOC131179946 gene encoding protein FATTY ACID EXPORT 1, chloroplastic-like gives rise to the protein MAAVAPTVSQLSCFSSINRNLRLHLRFSPLSTRSKLLIVMNLEGARDTESSSSKVKTRVSYAADESKPYVEGPAKPYVEAKGITDSVKVYGTAKIHDFCFGIPYGGLVLSGGLLGFVLSRNPTILSTGVLFGGALLALSIFSLKIWRQGKSSMPFVLGQAVLSAALLWKNFQAYLLVGDHIKMILFSPLAISFLF